One Maniola hyperantus chromosome Z, iAphHyp1.2, whole genome shotgun sequence DNA window includes the following coding sequences:
- the Neurl4 gene encoding neuralized-like protein 4 isoform X1, which yields MRFHRRCGDRVTLLHDNTTAVRNFVEFNHGLILSAEPIGDDILFEICIDRKVNVWNGSLEIGVTTLDPEYMELPATATKLRNTAWIMSGSSIVKDGVTLINSYGPELDTLREGDTLGVMRTCKGELMFYINGRCLGAAARELPTRLFAVIDLYGQCVQVSISHTNGMRTIMESSLDQIEEDPNNDDTLTSSEDALPDTSHPKDDQEVYITMPGDGACAIAAHDRLRFHPRCGILVKLSANNKSAERARPLDDYNNGVVMTHRPLYDNELFEIRIDRLVDKWSGSIEVGVTSHNPATIRFPSTMTNMDSGTIMMSGCKVLLNGHGTCMEYGNFNLDELREGDTVGMIRKSNGRLHYFINGIDQGVATDKVEQQVWGVVDLYGMTVKVTILDPCEDIDNNIENIPTISTAPIFDLPAPSRFRPRIDEDSLLFHTLRDSYVIIINDGKTAHRPNAFEFFDNGVVMTNRTLRTNELFQVRLDLVIPKWAGSIEIGVTQHTSNDIKLPFKLSTSKSDTWVMSGEDVIRDATIIIPQYVRDLTRLVEGDTVGVMRKDMGILHFFVNGVDQGPAAFNIPEHMFGIIDLYGRVAQATIVDCYSPPPAYSPDSPFSTESNATIYPEMCFHRVHGRNARLSRTRLTASRSAVYSEFNDAVLFSSRPLRECDMFELRIDSMVDCWIGSLEIGVTAIRPDDLEVNGLAGTATDLNWDTYILSGAAMMKDGECVRSGYPLDLDTLTVGSRVGMMWHADRSLHYYLDGMDMGKAWYVPHLNIYAVVDLYGQCTQVTILQNEERAFNYNGCTNSDNSLLSNSRAMATPPPPYWSFSEYCGDNICLMHDYSIARRLTPDPMAALVFSSAHLAIGEIFEIKIVECKYGYAGSFRMGVTDINILNAHVNRSLPPSVACLPHYTAYIDGKYMRYSKPGTRQQELKVVVPSFEWLRAGDRVGLKKTVDNRVLVYYNCEQLDIAFERVPDKVYVVMEIFGAVYKIQAVNRGNPVTVLPQTIPNDTGQKTEVEEIVCEVQATSTDTPDLSISMVTLVPVAEPRRRRAALPYTFHYIHGGNIKLCSSDTVAMRTSGYQDAVAIVSQPLRRGHRFRFRVDKLDDSWEGSLSIGGVPCLPTDCVPDCAMRLDPPAWILSSDLQFNGTNLITHIAAELEEVSEQSVLTLHFRFNSELVVDVDGAVLAVIGSVPRTYSHVYPLVDLYGRVCQVSVLLHPYTVVTGTSLDLPVIAENRREEESLMELNFEDQDEDQPSTERLDARRRRKTKAYSQDNLMENFEALIPQAGPSSDSKPVLDNETRNKEIKNQSPCRTMHHSLILTQPCDNKDVPYQTVQRSRSSHDFCRMSDSLLVRDTLLLTYSSGCNDDDRIHDQFCDTNIRHNDRYPEANDVDNLDNEIMDALTFEMGNLPDLTEEQSSSIDESTRRDDLCSEPLTAENLNYLNGILCLDQEGVEGQSLEAEWEAFGEGCEHLHLVLKYWNYLVLPYPELRQAVSWGQVRCYCNNCQPEAQPPLAGWVRIERIDGVGAASRGFWHMTRSTLGAAQAVSGDGGVAKRPRSLPSSPSNAISLGDIWLDEEGKPHHTILAIEIDIEGNNAEKDRLLAFLIHMKSHAVFVEDNPLSLDE from the exons GTTAATGTGTGGAATGGCAGCCTCGAAATTGGCGTTACAACCTTGGACCCTGAATATATGGAGCTTCCTGCAACGGCCACCAAACTTAGGAATACAGCCTGG ATAATGTCTGGAAGCTCAATAGTGAAAGATGGAGTAACCTTGATAAATTCTTATGGACCTGAGTTAGACACCCTCCGGGAAGGTGATACTCTCGGAGTTATGAGAACATGTAAG GGAGAGTTGATGTTCTATATAAATGGACGTTGCCTGGGTGCAGCGGCACGGGAGCTCCCTACAAGACTCTTTGCTGTAATCGATCTTTACGGGCAATGTGTGCAGGTGTCCATCAGTCACACAAATGGCATGCGAACCATCATGGAGAGCAGTTTGGATCAG ATAGAGGAAGACCCTAACAATGATGACACATTGACTTCAAGTGAAGATGCATTACCTGACACTTCACATCCCAAGGATGACCAAGAGGTTTATATCACAATGCCAGGAGACGGTGCCTGCGCTATAG CTGCCCATGATCGTTTACGCTTTCATCCAAGATGTGGTATTCTAGTCAAACTATCTGCAAATAACAA gAGTGCAGAAAGAGCTCGACCATTGGATGATTACAATAATGGTGTAGTAATGACACACCGGCCACTGTACGACAATGAGCTTTTTGAGATACGAATAGACAGACTTGTGGACAAATGGAGTGGAAGTATTGAG gtTGGTGTAACAAGTCACAACCCAGCTACAATTAGATTTCCATCCACCATGACAAATATGGACAGTGGTACCATAATGATGTCAGGATGCAAAGTCTTGCTCAACGGACATGGCACTTGTATGGAGTATGGAAACTTCAACCTTGATGAATTGAGG GAGGGTGATACAGTGGGTATGATTAGAAAGTCGAATGGTAGACTTCATTACTTTATAAATGGCATCGACCAAGGTGTGGCCACGGACAAGGTGGAACAGCAAGTGTGGGGAGTTGTGGATCTGTATGGAATGACTGTAAAG gTTACTATTTTGGATCCGTGTGAAGATATTGATAACAACATTGAAAATATACCCACAATATCTACGGCACCTATCTTTGACCTGCCTGCTCCAA GTAGGTTCAGGCCGAGAATAGACGAAGATAGCCTTTTATTTCATACGCTGCGTGATtcgtatgttattattattaacgatGGTAAGACTGCTCATAGGCCTAA TGCTTTCGAATTCTTCGACAACGGCGTAGTGATGACGAACCGAACGCTGCGTACAAACGAGTTGTTCCAAGTGCGACTCGATCTGGTCATCCCCAAGTGGGCTGGAAGCATTGAAATAGGAGTCACGCAGCACACTTCAAATGATATTAAATTACCATTCAAATTGAGCACATCCAA ATCAGACACTTGGGTCATGTCTGGTGAAGACGTAATAAGGGACGCGACGATAATTATACCACAGTACGTCAGAGATCTCACCCGACTAGTG GAAGGTGACACTGTCGGCGTGATGAGGAAGGATATGGGTATCCTGCACTTCTTCGTGAACGGCGTAGACCAAGGTCCTGCCGCCTTTAATATTCCTGAACACATGTTTGGAATCATag ATTTGTATGGGCGAGTGGCGCAAGCGACGATAGTGGACTGCTACTCTCCCCCACCAGCTTACTCTCCAGACTCGCCGTTCTCCACGGAATCAAATGCTACTATTTATCC CGAAATGTGTTTTCATCGAGTACACGGACGAAACGCGAGACTGAGTCGTACCCGTTTGACTGCGTCCCGCTCAGCCGTGTACTCAGAATTCAACGACGCTGTACTATTCAGCTCGCGCCCTTTAAGGGAGTGTGACATGTTCGAACTACGCATTGATTCCATGGTGGATTGCTGGATTGGCAGTTTGGAAATAG GTGTAACGGCTATTCGACCTGATGATCTCGAGGTCAACGGCTTGGCAGGCACTGCGACGGACTTAAACTGGGACACGTACATTCTAAGTGGCGCCGCCATGATGAAAGATGGCGAGTGCGTCCGTAGCGGATATCCGTTGGATCTTGACACTCTCACAGTTGGCAGCCGAGTCG GTATGATGTGGCACGCAGATCGCAGTCTGCACTATTATCTAGATGGGATGGATATGGGCAAGGCCTGGTACGTCCCGCACCTCAACATTTACGCGGTTGTTGATCTTTATGGCCAGTGCACACag GTAACTATCCTCCAAAATGAGGAAAGAGCATTTAACTACAATGGATGTACTAATTCGGACAACTCTCTGCTAAGTAACTCGAGAGCTATGGCCACACCTCCGCCGCCATATTG GAGTTTCTCTGAATATTGCGGCGATAACATTTGCTTGATGCACGACTACTCGATTGCGAGGCGACTCACGCCTGACCCGATGGCTGCGTTGGTTTTCAGCTCCGCTCATCTCGCCATTGGAGAAATATTTGAG ATAAAGATAGTCGAATGCAAGTACGGCTATGCTGGCAGCTTCCGTATGGGCGTGACGGATATCAATATCCTGAACGCGCACGTCAACCGCAGCCTGCCGCCCTCTGTTGCCTGCTTGCCTCACTACACCGCTTACATCGATG GAAAGTACATGCGCTACTCCAAGCCTGGGACAAGACAACAAGAGTTGAAGGTGGTTGTGCCATCGTTCGAGTGGTTGCGGGCTGGCGACAGAGTGGGTCTCAAGAAGACTGTGGACAACCGAGTGCTGGTGTACTACAACTGCGAACAGCTTGATATTGCCTTTGAGAGAGTGCCTGAT AAAGTGTACGTTGTCATGGAGATTTTCGGAGCTGTATACAAGATTCAAGCTGTCAATAGAGGCAACCCTGTTACTGTCTTACCACAAACCA TTCCCAACGACACGGGACAAAAGACGGAAGTTGAAGAGATAGTTTGCGAAGTGCAAGCCACGAGCACCGACACACCGGACTTGTCCATTTCGATGGTCACCCTCGTGCCCGTCGCCGAGCCGCGGCGCAGGCGCGCCGCCCTGCCCTACACTTTCCACTACATACATGGAGGGAATATCAAGCTTTGTAGCTCAG ACACAGTGGCGATGCGTACGTCGGGATATCAAGATGCAGTCGCCATAGTCAGTCAGCCGCTGCGCAGAGGGCACCGGTTTAGg TTCCGAGTGGACAAGTTGGATGACAGCTGGGAAGGCAGTCTGTCCATCGGTGGAGTACCATGCCTGCCCACGGACTGCGTGCCAGACTGCGCCATGCGGCTAGATCCACCCGCTTGGATTTTATCCAGTGATTTGCAGTTCAATGGAACTAAT TTAATCACTCACATTGCGGCGGAGCTGGAAGAGGTGTCGGAGCAGTCGGTGCTGACGCTGCACTTCCGGTTCAACAGCGAGCTGGTGGTGGACGTGGACGGCGCTGTGCTGGCTGTCATCGGCTCCGTGCCCAGGACCTACAGTCACGTTTACCCCCTGGTCGATCTCTATGGAAGAGTTTGTCAG gtCTCAGTTTTACTCCATCCGTACACTGTTGTAACCGGTACATCACTAGACTTGCCGGTAATCGCTGAAAATCGTCGGGAGGAAGAATCTCTAATGGAATTGAATTTTGAAGACCAAGATGAAGATCAGCCATCTACAGAGCGTCTAGATGCGAGACGGCGGCGGAAGACGAAGGCGTACAGTCAAGACAACTTGATGGAGAATTTCGAAGCTTTGATCCCTCAAGCTGGCCCGAGTTCAGACTCTAAACCAGTACTCGATAACGAAACGAGAaacaaagaaatcaaaaatcaatCCCCATGTCGTACTATGCACCACAGTTTAATTTTGACCCAGCCTTGCGACAACAAAGATGTTCCCTACCAGACGGTCCAACGAAGTCGCTCTTCACACGACTTTTGTCGTATGTCAGATTCACTGTTAGTCAGAGATACGCTTTTACTAACTTACAGTTCTGGATGCAACGACGATGACCGAATCCACGATCAATTCTGCGACACTAACATCCGGCACAACGATCGGTATCCCGAAGCCAACGACGTGGACAATTTGGACAATGAAATAATGGACGCGTTGACTTTCGAAATGGGGAATCTGCCCGATTTGACCGAGGAGCAATCGTCGTCAATAGACGAATCGACGCGGCGCGACGATCTGTGCTCGGAGCCCTTAACCGCTGAGAATTTGAATTATCTCAATGGGATATTGTGTTTGGATCAGGAAGGTGTCGAGGGTCAGAGTTTGGAGGCCGAGTGGGAAGCGTTCGGTGAAGGCTGTGAACATCTGCATCTAGTGTTAAAGTATTGGAATTATTTGGTGCTACCGTATCCGGAATTGCGCCAAGCAGTGTCGTGGGGTCAAGTTAGGTGCTATTGCAACAACTGTCAACCTGAAGCCCAACCTCCTTTAGCAG GGTGGGTGCGCATCGAGCGGATCGACGGCGTAGGGGCGGCGTCGCGCGGCTTCTGGCACATGACGCGCTCGACGCTGGGCGCCGCGCAGGCTGTCAGCGGCGACGGCGGCGTCGCCAAGCGGCCGCGCTCCCTCCCCTCCTCGCCCTCAAACGCTATTTCCTTGGGCGATAT ATGGCTAGACGAAGAAGGCAAGCCGCATCATACAATACTGGCGATCGAAATTGACATCGA GGGCAACAATGCAGAGAAGGATCGACTGCTGGCATTTTTAATCCACATGAAATCACATGCCGTTTTTGTGGAAGATAATCCTCTTAGTTTAGATGaataa
- the Neurl4 gene encoding neuralized-like protein 4 isoform X2, which yields MELPATATKLRNTAWIMSGSSIVKDGVTLINSYGPELDTLREGDTLGVMRTCKGELMFYINGRCLGAAARELPTRLFAVIDLYGQCVQVSISHTNGMRTIMESSLDQIEEDPNNDDTLTSSEDALPDTSHPKDDQEVYITMPGDGACAIAAHDRLRFHPRCGILVKLSANNKSAERARPLDDYNNGVVMTHRPLYDNELFEIRIDRLVDKWSGSIEVGVTSHNPATIRFPSTMTNMDSGTIMMSGCKVLLNGHGTCMEYGNFNLDELREGDTVGMIRKSNGRLHYFINGIDQGVATDKVEQQVWGVVDLYGMTVKVTILDPCEDIDNNIENIPTISTAPIFDLPAPSRFRPRIDEDSLLFHTLRDSYVIIINDGKTAHRPNAFEFFDNGVVMTNRTLRTNELFQVRLDLVIPKWAGSIEIGVTQHTSNDIKLPFKLSTSKSDTWVMSGEDVIRDATIIIPQYVRDLTRLVEGDTVGVMRKDMGILHFFVNGVDQGPAAFNIPEHMFGIIDLYGRVAQATIVDCYSPPPAYSPDSPFSTESNATIYPEMCFHRVHGRNARLSRTRLTASRSAVYSEFNDAVLFSSRPLRECDMFELRIDSMVDCWIGSLEIGVTAIRPDDLEVNGLAGTATDLNWDTYILSGAAMMKDGECVRSGYPLDLDTLTVGSRVGMMWHADRSLHYYLDGMDMGKAWYVPHLNIYAVVDLYGQCTQVTILQNEERAFNYNGCTNSDNSLLSNSRAMATPPPPYWSFSEYCGDNICLMHDYSIARRLTPDPMAALVFSSAHLAIGEIFEIKIVECKYGYAGSFRMGVTDINILNAHVNRSLPPSVACLPHYTAYIDGKYMRYSKPGTRQQELKVVVPSFEWLRAGDRVGLKKTVDNRVLVYYNCEQLDIAFERVPDKVYVVMEIFGAVYKIQAVNRGNPVTVLPQTIPNDTGQKTEVEEIVCEVQATSTDTPDLSISMVTLVPVAEPRRRRAALPYTFHYIHGGNIKLCSSDTVAMRTSGYQDAVAIVSQPLRRGHRFRFRVDKLDDSWEGSLSIGGVPCLPTDCVPDCAMRLDPPAWILSSDLQFNGTNLITHIAAELEEVSEQSVLTLHFRFNSELVVDVDGAVLAVIGSVPRTYSHVYPLVDLYGRVCQVSVLLHPYTVVTGTSLDLPVIAENRREEESLMELNFEDQDEDQPSTERLDARRRRKTKAYSQDNLMENFEALIPQAGPSSDSKPVLDNETRNKEIKNQSPCRTMHHSLILTQPCDNKDVPYQTVQRSRSSHDFCRMSDSLLVRDTLLLTYSSGCNDDDRIHDQFCDTNIRHNDRYPEANDVDNLDNEIMDALTFEMGNLPDLTEEQSSSIDESTRRDDLCSEPLTAENLNYLNGILCLDQEGVEGQSLEAEWEAFGEGCEHLHLVLKYWNYLVLPYPELRQAVSWGQVRCYCNNCQPEAQPPLAGWVRIERIDGVGAASRGFWHMTRSTLGAAQAVSGDGGVAKRPRSLPSSPSNAISLGDIWLDEEGKPHHTILAIEIDIEGNNAEKDRLLAFLIHMKSHAVFVEDNPLSLDE from the exons ATGGAGCTTCCTGCAACGGCCACCAAACTTAGGAATACAGCCTGG ATAATGTCTGGAAGCTCAATAGTGAAAGATGGAGTAACCTTGATAAATTCTTATGGACCTGAGTTAGACACCCTCCGGGAAGGTGATACTCTCGGAGTTATGAGAACATGTAAG GGAGAGTTGATGTTCTATATAAATGGACGTTGCCTGGGTGCAGCGGCACGGGAGCTCCCTACAAGACTCTTTGCTGTAATCGATCTTTACGGGCAATGTGTGCAGGTGTCCATCAGTCACACAAATGGCATGCGAACCATCATGGAGAGCAGTTTGGATCAG ATAGAGGAAGACCCTAACAATGATGACACATTGACTTCAAGTGAAGATGCATTACCTGACACTTCACATCCCAAGGATGACCAAGAGGTTTATATCACAATGCCAGGAGACGGTGCCTGCGCTATAG CTGCCCATGATCGTTTACGCTTTCATCCAAGATGTGGTATTCTAGTCAAACTATCTGCAAATAACAA gAGTGCAGAAAGAGCTCGACCATTGGATGATTACAATAATGGTGTAGTAATGACACACCGGCCACTGTACGACAATGAGCTTTTTGAGATACGAATAGACAGACTTGTGGACAAATGGAGTGGAAGTATTGAG gtTGGTGTAACAAGTCACAACCCAGCTACAATTAGATTTCCATCCACCATGACAAATATGGACAGTGGTACCATAATGATGTCAGGATGCAAAGTCTTGCTCAACGGACATGGCACTTGTATGGAGTATGGAAACTTCAACCTTGATGAATTGAGG GAGGGTGATACAGTGGGTATGATTAGAAAGTCGAATGGTAGACTTCATTACTTTATAAATGGCATCGACCAAGGTGTGGCCACGGACAAGGTGGAACAGCAAGTGTGGGGAGTTGTGGATCTGTATGGAATGACTGTAAAG gTTACTATTTTGGATCCGTGTGAAGATATTGATAACAACATTGAAAATATACCCACAATATCTACGGCACCTATCTTTGACCTGCCTGCTCCAA GTAGGTTCAGGCCGAGAATAGACGAAGATAGCCTTTTATTTCATACGCTGCGTGATtcgtatgttattattattaacgatGGTAAGACTGCTCATAGGCCTAA TGCTTTCGAATTCTTCGACAACGGCGTAGTGATGACGAACCGAACGCTGCGTACAAACGAGTTGTTCCAAGTGCGACTCGATCTGGTCATCCCCAAGTGGGCTGGAAGCATTGAAATAGGAGTCACGCAGCACACTTCAAATGATATTAAATTACCATTCAAATTGAGCACATCCAA ATCAGACACTTGGGTCATGTCTGGTGAAGACGTAATAAGGGACGCGACGATAATTATACCACAGTACGTCAGAGATCTCACCCGACTAGTG GAAGGTGACACTGTCGGCGTGATGAGGAAGGATATGGGTATCCTGCACTTCTTCGTGAACGGCGTAGACCAAGGTCCTGCCGCCTTTAATATTCCTGAACACATGTTTGGAATCATag ATTTGTATGGGCGAGTGGCGCAAGCGACGATAGTGGACTGCTACTCTCCCCCACCAGCTTACTCTCCAGACTCGCCGTTCTCCACGGAATCAAATGCTACTATTTATCC CGAAATGTGTTTTCATCGAGTACACGGACGAAACGCGAGACTGAGTCGTACCCGTTTGACTGCGTCCCGCTCAGCCGTGTACTCAGAATTCAACGACGCTGTACTATTCAGCTCGCGCCCTTTAAGGGAGTGTGACATGTTCGAACTACGCATTGATTCCATGGTGGATTGCTGGATTGGCAGTTTGGAAATAG GTGTAACGGCTATTCGACCTGATGATCTCGAGGTCAACGGCTTGGCAGGCACTGCGACGGACTTAAACTGGGACACGTACATTCTAAGTGGCGCCGCCATGATGAAAGATGGCGAGTGCGTCCGTAGCGGATATCCGTTGGATCTTGACACTCTCACAGTTGGCAGCCGAGTCG GTATGATGTGGCACGCAGATCGCAGTCTGCACTATTATCTAGATGGGATGGATATGGGCAAGGCCTGGTACGTCCCGCACCTCAACATTTACGCGGTTGTTGATCTTTATGGCCAGTGCACACag GTAACTATCCTCCAAAATGAGGAAAGAGCATTTAACTACAATGGATGTACTAATTCGGACAACTCTCTGCTAAGTAACTCGAGAGCTATGGCCACACCTCCGCCGCCATATTG GAGTTTCTCTGAATATTGCGGCGATAACATTTGCTTGATGCACGACTACTCGATTGCGAGGCGACTCACGCCTGACCCGATGGCTGCGTTGGTTTTCAGCTCCGCTCATCTCGCCATTGGAGAAATATTTGAG ATAAAGATAGTCGAATGCAAGTACGGCTATGCTGGCAGCTTCCGTATGGGCGTGACGGATATCAATATCCTGAACGCGCACGTCAACCGCAGCCTGCCGCCCTCTGTTGCCTGCTTGCCTCACTACACCGCTTACATCGATG GAAAGTACATGCGCTACTCCAAGCCTGGGACAAGACAACAAGAGTTGAAGGTGGTTGTGCCATCGTTCGAGTGGTTGCGGGCTGGCGACAGAGTGGGTCTCAAGAAGACTGTGGACAACCGAGTGCTGGTGTACTACAACTGCGAACAGCTTGATATTGCCTTTGAGAGAGTGCCTGAT AAAGTGTACGTTGTCATGGAGATTTTCGGAGCTGTATACAAGATTCAAGCTGTCAATAGAGGCAACCCTGTTACTGTCTTACCACAAACCA TTCCCAACGACACGGGACAAAAGACGGAAGTTGAAGAGATAGTTTGCGAAGTGCAAGCCACGAGCACCGACACACCGGACTTGTCCATTTCGATGGTCACCCTCGTGCCCGTCGCCGAGCCGCGGCGCAGGCGCGCCGCCCTGCCCTACACTTTCCACTACATACATGGAGGGAATATCAAGCTTTGTAGCTCAG ACACAGTGGCGATGCGTACGTCGGGATATCAAGATGCAGTCGCCATAGTCAGTCAGCCGCTGCGCAGAGGGCACCGGTTTAGg TTCCGAGTGGACAAGTTGGATGACAGCTGGGAAGGCAGTCTGTCCATCGGTGGAGTACCATGCCTGCCCACGGACTGCGTGCCAGACTGCGCCATGCGGCTAGATCCACCCGCTTGGATTTTATCCAGTGATTTGCAGTTCAATGGAACTAAT TTAATCACTCACATTGCGGCGGAGCTGGAAGAGGTGTCGGAGCAGTCGGTGCTGACGCTGCACTTCCGGTTCAACAGCGAGCTGGTGGTGGACGTGGACGGCGCTGTGCTGGCTGTCATCGGCTCCGTGCCCAGGACCTACAGTCACGTTTACCCCCTGGTCGATCTCTATGGAAGAGTTTGTCAG gtCTCAGTTTTACTCCATCCGTACACTGTTGTAACCGGTACATCACTAGACTTGCCGGTAATCGCTGAAAATCGTCGGGAGGAAGAATCTCTAATGGAATTGAATTTTGAAGACCAAGATGAAGATCAGCCATCTACAGAGCGTCTAGATGCGAGACGGCGGCGGAAGACGAAGGCGTACAGTCAAGACAACTTGATGGAGAATTTCGAAGCTTTGATCCCTCAAGCTGGCCCGAGTTCAGACTCTAAACCAGTACTCGATAACGAAACGAGAaacaaagaaatcaaaaatcaatCCCCATGTCGTACTATGCACCACAGTTTAATTTTGACCCAGCCTTGCGACAACAAAGATGTTCCCTACCAGACGGTCCAACGAAGTCGCTCTTCACACGACTTTTGTCGTATGTCAGATTCACTGTTAGTCAGAGATACGCTTTTACTAACTTACAGTTCTGGATGCAACGACGATGACCGAATCCACGATCAATTCTGCGACACTAACATCCGGCACAACGATCGGTATCCCGAAGCCAACGACGTGGACAATTTGGACAATGAAATAATGGACGCGTTGACTTTCGAAATGGGGAATCTGCCCGATTTGACCGAGGAGCAATCGTCGTCAATAGACGAATCGACGCGGCGCGACGATCTGTGCTCGGAGCCCTTAACCGCTGAGAATTTGAATTATCTCAATGGGATATTGTGTTTGGATCAGGAAGGTGTCGAGGGTCAGAGTTTGGAGGCCGAGTGGGAAGCGTTCGGTGAAGGCTGTGAACATCTGCATCTAGTGTTAAAGTATTGGAATTATTTGGTGCTACCGTATCCGGAATTGCGCCAAGCAGTGTCGTGGGGTCAAGTTAGGTGCTATTGCAACAACTGTCAACCTGAAGCCCAACCTCCTTTAGCAG GGTGGGTGCGCATCGAGCGGATCGACGGCGTAGGGGCGGCGTCGCGCGGCTTCTGGCACATGACGCGCTCGACGCTGGGCGCCGCGCAGGCTGTCAGCGGCGACGGCGGCGTCGCCAAGCGGCCGCGCTCCCTCCCCTCCTCGCCCTCAAACGCTATTTCCTTGGGCGATAT ATGGCTAGACGAAGAAGGCAAGCCGCATCATACAATACTGGCGATCGAAATTGACATCGA GGGCAACAATGCAGAGAAGGATCGACTGCTGGCATTTTTAATCCACATGAAATCACATGCCGTTTTTGTGGAAGATAATCCTCTTAGTTTAGATGaataa